One Natrinema halophilum genomic window carries:
- a CDS encoding DUF5789 family protein, which translates to MSDEDDESEPAVSLGEHARVDGAPLARVSSRLTWPKEKSEIDRLEGDTVVRTPDGPRELTTILEDVDGTYFERHQEFEDHVRDVIGTGPIPTTDE; encoded by the coding sequence ATGAGTGACGAGGATGACGAATCGGAGCCAGCGGTTTCGCTCGGAGAACACGCGCGCGTCGACGGTGCGCCGCTCGCCCGCGTGAGTTCGCGTCTAACCTGGCCCAAAGAGAAGAGCGAAATCGACCGTCTCGAAGGTGACACGGTCGTTCGGACGCCCGACGGCCCACGCGAACTGACGACCATCCTCGAAGACGTCGACGGGACGTATTTCGAGCGTCATCAGGAGTTCGAAGATCACGTTCGGGACGTGATTGGAACCGGACCGATCCCGACTACAGACGAGTAA
- a CDS encoding DUF7139 domain-containing protein — protein sequence MTSLTEVYDGTAPEVTRRRLYAGTAFVLLGAFLAVVAVLVATTDLVGGYAVDLSGEMAAQFATVRAAGVLAGLSVPTVLVGVFIVLPASRRIQATAAISASLCLLGVALFWYAYPHQWRYGSDQLTLEVSAVYLLGLLTAIWCLFGAVATFKRRNDPGGSLEMNVTRQQKTVLEVDDSSSSGGLGGIGFLGGTPDGDVETQTNADIDAAASDAGNTTGSGGDDSSGRLSAAESSDSSVTGKTTGAAVSTPGRSVGATTSDGGSTTADISSPLDAGDGCDAEIVKSQEDRPDDPTDRYCGNCTHFEYVRSSDGMVPYCARHDTAMDDMDACEVWAPNRR from the coding sequence ATGACAAGCCTGACGGAGGTCTACGATGGGACAGCGCCCGAGGTGACGCGTCGCCGACTGTACGCGGGAACGGCGTTCGTCCTGCTGGGTGCATTCCTGGCCGTCGTAGCCGTCCTCGTTGCGACGACTGACCTCGTCGGCGGCTACGCTGTTGACCTCTCCGGCGAGATGGCCGCACAGTTCGCGACCGTCCGTGCCGCAGGCGTTCTGGCCGGTCTCAGCGTTCCTACCGTCCTCGTCGGCGTCTTCATCGTGTTGCCGGCCAGCCGCCGCATTCAGGCCACTGCCGCGATCAGCGCGAGTCTCTGCCTGCTCGGTGTCGCCCTCTTCTGGTACGCCTACCCACACCAATGGCGGTACGGCAGTGACCAACTGACGCTAGAGGTTTCTGCGGTCTATTTGCTCGGGCTGCTGACCGCAATCTGGTGTTTGTTCGGCGCCGTTGCGACGTTCAAGCGACGTAACGATCCCGGCGGGAGCCTCGAGATGAACGTTACCCGCCAACAAAAGACCGTCCTCGAAGTCGACGACTCGAGCAGTTCTGGCGGGTTGGGCGGCATCGGCTTCCTCGGTGGCACGCCGGATGGTGACGTCGAAACGCAGACCAACGCTGATATCGACGCGGCCGCGAGCGACGCCGGAAACACGACCGGTTCAGGCGGAGATGACTCGAGCGGGCGTCTATCCGCAGCGGAGTCATCGGATTCGTCGGTAACAGGGAAGACCACGGGAGCCGCTGTGTCCACACCCGGTCGGTCCGTCGGTGCCACGACCAGCGACGGCGGATCGACGACTGCTGACATCTCCTCGCCGCTCGATGCGGGCGACGGTTGCGACGCCGAGATAGTCAAGTCACAGGAGGACAGGCCGGACGATCCGACGGACCGATACTGCGGGAACTGCACGCACTTCGAGTACGTTCGTTCGTCTGACGGGATGGTGCCGTATTGTGCCCGCCACGACACGGCCATGGACGATATGGACGCATGCGAAGTCTGGGCGCCGAATCGGCGATGA
- a CDS encoding HalOD1 output domain-containing protein produces the protein MGDELFCGRYVWSSTTPTVAIVNAIAGIENVDPTDLPVTLNTALYDHIDPEALDTLVTTSNDPKLSFAIDEYRIEIDGNQLFIVPDSDW, from the coding sequence ATGGGGGATGAACTGTTCTGTGGTCGATACGTCTGGTCGAGTACGACACCGACGGTTGCGATCGTCAATGCCATCGCTGGTATCGAAAACGTCGACCCGACCGATCTTCCGGTGACGCTCAACACCGCCCTGTACGATCACATCGATCCGGAAGCGCTCGATACGCTCGTCACTACCAGCAACGACCCGAAGTTATCATTCGCCATCGACGAGTACCGAATCGAGATCGACGGCAACCAGCTGTTTATCGTTCCTGACAGCGACTGGTGA